The nucleotide sequence GCTGCCCCGCCCGGGTGTGCCGCGCCGGCCACCGGACCCGCCGGTGTCGGCCGCGCGCCTGCGCCCGCACGTGGTCCCGCCCCCGCGTCGGCCGGGCGATGCCGGCCGCCGCCGGAGCCCGCGGACCCCGTCGGCGGCCGACGGCCGGCTCAGGCCACCCCGCCGGGGCTGACCCGCTCCCGACTCAGCCGGTCACCGTGCACACGGCGCCGTTGAGCCGGAACGCCCCGGGCGGCACGTTCGGCCCGCTGTACGCGCCGACGAAGCCGGCGCTGGTGCTGCCGCCACCGGCGGCGAGCCGGCGGTTGTCTGCGGCGCTGGTCACCCGGACCTCCGTGCCCACCTGCGACCAGTTGGCGCTCCAGCCGCTGCTCACCTGCTGCCACGGCGTCGGCCAGGTCCAGGTGAGCGTCCAGCCGTCGAGCGGGCTCGGGCCGGTGTTCACGATGTCGACGGTCGCGACGTAGCCGTTGCCCCAGTCGGTGTCCGGGTGGAAGCGGACCGCGCACGCGCTGGCGGCCGGGCTGCCGGTGGCGAAGGTGAGCGGCGGGGAGGACCAGGAGACCCGGCCCGCGGTGTCCCGGACGAGCACGTTGACCGTGTACCGGGTGCCCGGGGCGAGGTTGCCCACCGTGAGCGAGGTGCCGGCCGTCTCGCCGAACTGCTCGCTGACCGCCCCGTGCTGCCGGTACACCTCGTACTTGGCGATCGGCGCGCCGCCGGGCGCGGCCGGCGGCCAGGAGAGGGTCGCCGTCCGGTCGGTCACCGCGGCGGCGGTGGGCCGCCCCGGCGCACCCGGGCGGGCACCGTCCGCGCCGGCCGGGCGCAGCACGAGCGTGGTCAGCGAGTACGGCGGCAGCGTCCGGCTGGTCGCGCCGCCGGACCGGCCGGTGGCCACGCCGCCCGCCCCGTTGGTGAGCGTGTGCACCGTGGGCGCCTCGTCCGCCGGGGTGAACCCGGCGTAGTCGATCGTCACCGGGTGGGCGGCGTCCGGGTCCTTGTTCAGCAGCAGGACCGCCAGGCTGCCGTCGGGCCGCCGGGCCGCGTGCGCGGCGACCAGCGGCTCGTCGGTGCCGGCCCGGACGAGCTGGTCACCCGCCACGACGAAGAGGTTCATCAGGGACAGCGCGTGGTACGGCGCGAAAGGCGTGTTGAACGGCGGCTCGCAGACCGACCCGTCGGCCGTGCACCCGCCGCTGGAGAGCAGCCCGAAGTCGCCGTAGTCGGTCTGCCCGGCGACCTGCGAGACCGTGCCGATCCCGTTGTGCGTGTTCCACCACTGCACCGTGAAGACGCCCTGCTCCAGCAGCCCGCTGTACGCGTCGGCCAGGAAGAGCGCCCCGGGCTGGGTGTTCTGGCCGGCGCCGACGTTCAACTCGGTGAAGCTGATCCCGATCCGGCCCGCGTCCGGGCCGGCGTAGCGGCTGATCTGTTGGCGCAGGAGCCAGGCGGCGTCGGGGAGGTGGGCGGTCCGGACCAGGGACTCGGCGGCGGTGCCGCCCGGGTACCAGTGCACGTCGACGAAGTCGATCTTCGGACCGGCGAGGGAGAGCACGGTCTGGTTCCAGGGACCGGGGTCGGCGGCCGCGGTCAGCCCGTCCGGCCAGTTCCCCGGCATGGTCAGCACCGCGCCGACCTTGATGTCCGGGTCGACCGCCTTCATGGCGTCGGCGTACTCGACGACCAGCCGGGCGTACTGGGTGGCGCTCTTGTCGGCGTGGTCGTCGGCCTCCCAGGCCGAGCCGTAGTGGCCGTTGCCGTAGTTCTCGTTGCCGACCGTCCACCACCGCGCGTCGTAGTCCTTGGTGACGTTGGCGTACCGCACCCAGTCGGCGGCCTCGGCCGGTGTGCCGGTGCCGTAGTTGGCGATGATCATCGGCTCGGCGCCGACCCGCCGGGCCGCCGCCATGAAGGTGTCGAAGTCGGTGTCCGGTGCGACGTACCCGCCGGGCGCGGTGTGGGTGCGCCAGTGGTAGATGTCGGCGTACGAGCCGCCCGGGTAGCGCAGCATCTTCACGCCGGCCGCCTTGAGCAGGTCCGAGGTCTCGGTGCTGCCGAGTTTCGCGTCCCAGATGGCGTGGTTGACGCCGAGCGCGGTGCCCGGAACGGTGGCCAGCCCGGCGCGCGCGTTCACGGTCACCGTCACGGGGTCGGCCGCCGCGCCGGCGGTGGGCGGGTCGAGGGCGGCCGGCACGGTGACGGCGAGCAGCAGGCTCGCCGCGTACGCCGCGAGGCGGCGCGGGGTGAAGGGGGTTCTGCTCATGCGGGGTCCTTCGAGGTCGGGCGATCGTCTGTCCTGCGTCGCCCTCCCGGTGTCCGGGTGCCCTGGGAGACGGTCGGCCCCGCGCTGATCCATCGACGTACCACAATCCCACGACGGCCTGCCAGGGCTCAAGGCGGACCCCGCGTACGCGGCTTAATTTATAGACAGGAGTCTTTACTGTTAACAAGGTTTAATTTATGTTCATTGACATCTCCTCCCACCACCTTCGAAGGAGTTGCCGCCATGCGTCGAAGAATCACCCTGCCGCTGCTCACCACGGGTGCCGTCACCGCCACCCTGGCGGTCGCCGCCCCCGCCCAGGCACACGGCTACGTGTCCTCGCC is from Micromonospora terminaliae and encodes:
- a CDS encoding cellulose binding domain-containing protein, whose product is MSRTPFTPRRLAAYAASLLLAVTVPAALDPPTAGAAADPVTVTVNARAGLATVPGTALGVNHAIWDAKLGSTETSDLLKAAGVKMLRYPGGSYADIYHWRTHTAPGGYVAPDTDFDTFMAAARRVGAEPMIIANYGTGTPAEAADWVRYANVTKDYDARWWTVGNENYGNGHYGSAWEADDHADKSATQYARLVVEYADAMKAVDPDIKVGAVLTMPGNWPDGLTAAADPGPWNQTVLSLAGPKIDFVDVHWYPGGTAAESLVRTAHLPDAAWLLRQQISRYAGPDAGRIGISFTELNVGAGQNTQPGALFLADAYSGLLEQGVFTVQWWNTHNGIGTVSQVAGQTDYGDFGLLSSGGCTADGSVCEPPFNTPFAPYHALSLMNLFVVAGDQLVRAGTDEPLVAAHAARRPDGSLAVLLLNKDPDAAHPVTIDYAGFTPADEAPTVHTLTNGAGGVATGRSGGATSRTLPPYSLTTLVLRPAGADGARPGAPGRPTAAAVTDRTATLSWPPAAPGGAPIAKYEVYRQHGAVSEQFGETAGTSLTVGNLAPGTRYTVNVLVRDTAGRVSWSSPPLTFATGSPAASACAVRFHPDTDWGNGYVATVDIVNTGPSPLDGWTLTWTWPTPWQQVSSGWSANWSQVGTEVRVTSAADNRRLAAGGGSTSAGFVGAYSGPNVPPGAFRLNGAVCTVTG